Proteins from a single region of Hordeum vulgare subsp. vulgare chromosome 6H, MorexV3_pseudomolecules_assembly, whole genome shotgun sequence:
- the LOC123403584 gene encoding S-(+)-linalool synthase, chloroplastic-like isoform X1, translating to MEAYISSSISVKPLLLSALPAVTGDGARSRRDRHRGVFRPCSATRVFHALSDGFKFQEGLESVKAMLHQNHKNKREVLTTIDNLKRLCVDHYFQDEIDNAVDSCLDLVHSDDLLEATLSLRLAREARYDISADEVLRKFTDHNGDFKLDHCEDIRGLLSLHDISHLNMGESSLYKAKEFSRKNLTSAIRHLNPNLARHVRHSLDHPYHVSLMQYKARYHLSYLQSLPTRNTAMEELAVAEFYLNKLQHQKEMREVERWWMDLGLTREIRTARDQVLKWYMWAMTVVQGFSLSRYRIEITKIISFVYIVDDIFDLVGTQEELSLFSEAIKRWDLAAVGSLPSYMLSCYKALYTVTNEIADVAKKEHGMNPISQLRNAWETLFDGFLLERKWLSSNQVPSPEDYLRNGIITSGVPLIFLHLFFMLGHDLTELDGDNIPRVIYCSATIVRLRDDMGSAKDEMQEGFDGSYKEMYLRENPHGDAEEHMLEMIADEWEELNRECFSRARSSCLSPSFLLASLNLARMTSIIYGYDNEQRLPVLEDYIGMLLL from the exons ATGGAGGCATacatctcctcctccatctccgtcAAGCCATTGCTCCTTTCAGCCTTACCGGCGGTGACCGGAGATGGCGCTCGGAGTCGGAGAGATCGGCACCGTGGAGTCTTCCGCCCTTGCTCGGCTACACGGGTGTTCCATGCGCTGTCTGACGGCTTCAAATTCCAG GAGGGCCTGGAGAGTGTTAAGGCAATGCTGCATCAAAACCATAAGAACAAGCGGGAGGTGTTGACCACCATTGATAACCTCAAGCGCCTTTGTGTGGACCACTATTTCCAAGACGAGATCGACAATGCCGTGGATTCATGCTTGGATCTAGTCCATAGTGATGATCTACTAGAAGCAACACTTTCACTCAGGCTGGCGAGAGAAGCTAGATATGATATTTCAGCAG ATGAGGTTCTTAGAAAGTTCACTGACCACAACGGTGACTTCAAGCTTGACCATTGCGAAGATATCAGAGGGTTGCTCAGCTTGCACGACATATCACACTTGAACATGGGAGAATCATCACTCTACAAGGCAAAGGAGTTCTCACGAAAAAACCTCACATCTGCAATTAGACACTTGAACCCAAACCTTGCAAGACATGTGAGGCATTCACTGGACCATCCCTACCATGTGAGCCTAATGCAGTACAAGGCCAGGTACCACTTGAGTTACCTCCAGAGCTTGCCCACTAGGAACACTGCAATGGAGGAGCTGGCAGTTGCAGAGTTCTACCTTAACAAGTTGCAGCATCAGAAGGAAATGCGAGAGGTTGAAAG GTGGTGGATGGATTTGGGATTGACTCGAGAAATACGAACTGCAAGGGACCAGGTTCTAAAATGGTACATGTGGGCAATGACTGTTGTCCAGGGTTTCTCCTTATCTAGGTATCGGATTGAGATCACAAAGATCATCTCGTTTGTCTATATTGTGGATGAcatctttgatcttgttggcacCCAAGAGGAGCTTTCCCTCTTCAGTGAGGCTATCAAAAG GTGGGATCTTGCAGCTGTTGGTTCACTCCCGAGCTACATGCTATCATGCTACAAGGCTCTTTACActgtcacaaatgagattgccgatgtGGCAAAAAAGGAGCATGGAATGAACCCTATCTCTCAACTCAGGAATGCT TGGGAAACTTTGTTTGATGGATTCCTGCTTGAGAGAAAATGGCTTTCTTCTAACCAGGTCCCTTCGCCAGAGGACTACCTAAGAAATGGCATTATCACCTCAGGAGTACCACTTATATTCTTGCATCTTTTCTTCATGCTAGGGCATGATTTGACAGAGCTCGACGGCGACAACATTCCTCGGGTCATCTACTGCTCTGCAACGATCGTGAGGCTCCGGGATGACATGGGTAGTGCTAAG GATGAAATGCAAGAAGGGTTCGATGGTTCCTACAAGGAGATGTACCTGAGAGAGAATCCTCATGGCGATGCGGAGGAGCACATGCTGGAAATGATAGCAGATGAGTGGGAGGAGCTCAACAGGGAGTGTTTCTCCAGGGCGAGGTCGTCCTGCTT
- the LOC123403584 gene encoding S-(+)-linalool synthase, chloroplastic-like isoform X2, producing MADTCSSGSHRQQQQQLRWEGLESVKAMLHQNHKNKREVLTTIDNLKRLCVDHYFQDEIDNAVDSCLDLVHSDDLLEATLSLRLAREARYDISADEVLRKFTDHNGDFKLDHCEDIRGLLSLHDISHLNMGESSLYKAKEFSRKNLTSAIRHLNPNLARHVRHSLDHPYHVSLMQYKARYHLSYLQSLPTRNTAMEELAVAEFYLNKLQHQKEMREVERWWMDLGLTREIRTARDQVLKWYMWAMTVVQGFSLSRYRIEITKIISFVYIVDDIFDLVGTQEELSLFSEAIKRWDLAAVGSLPSYMLSCYKALYTVTNEIADVAKKEHGMNPISQLRNAWETLFDGFLLERKWLSSNQVPSPEDYLRNGIITSGVPLIFLHLFFMLGHDLTELDGDNIPRVIYCSATIVRLRDDMGSAKDEMQEGFDGSYKEMYLRENPHGDAEEHMLEMIADEWEELNRECFSRARSSCLSPSFLLASLNLARMTSIIYGYDNEQRLPVLEDYIGMLLL from the exons ATGGCTGACACGTGCAGCAGCGGTAGTCAtcgccagcagcagcagcagctacgGTGG GAGGGCCTGGAGAGTGTTAAGGCAATGCTGCATCAAAACCATAAGAACAAGCGGGAGGTGTTGACCACCATTGATAACCTCAAGCGCCTTTGTGTGGACCACTATTTCCAAGACGAGATCGACAATGCCGTGGATTCATGCTTGGATCTAGTCCATAGTGATGATCTACTAGAAGCAACACTTTCACTCAGGCTGGCGAGAGAAGCTAGATATGATATTTCAGCAG ATGAGGTTCTTAGAAAGTTCACTGACCACAACGGTGACTTCAAGCTTGACCATTGCGAAGATATCAGAGGGTTGCTCAGCTTGCACGACATATCACACTTGAACATGGGAGAATCATCACTCTACAAGGCAAAGGAGTTCTCACGAAAAAACCTCACATCTGCAATTAGACACTTGAACCCAAACCTTGCAAGACATGTGAGGCATTCACTGGACCATCCCTACCATGTGAGCCTAATGCAGTACAAGGCCAGGTACCACTTGAGTTACCTCCAGAGCTTGCCCACTAGGAACACTGCAATGGAGGAGCTGGCAGTTGCAGAGTTCTACCTTAACAAGTTGCAGCATCAGAAGGAAATGCGAGAGGTTGAAAG GTGGTGGATGGATTTGGGATTGACTCGAGAAATACGAACTGCAAGGGACCAGGTTCTAAAATGGTACATGTGGGCAATGACTGTTGTCCAGGGTTTCTCCTTATCTAGGTATCGGATTGAGATCACAAAGATCATCTCGTTTGTCTATATTGTGGATGAcatctttgatcttgttggcacCCAAGAGGAGCTTTCCCTCTTCAGTGAGGCTATCAAAAG GTGGGATCTTGCAGCTGTTGGTTCACTCCCGAGCTACATGCTATCATGCTACAAGGCTCTTTACActgtcacaaatgagattgccgatgtGGCAAAAAAGGAGCATGGAATGAACCCTATCTCTCAACTCAGGAATGCT TGGGAAACTTTGTTTGATGGATTCCTGCTTGAGAGAAAATGGCTTTCTTCTAACCAGGTCCCTTCGCCAGAGGACTACCTAAGAAATGGCATTATCACCTCAGGAGTACCACTTATATTCTTGCATCTTTTCTTCATGCTAGGGCATGATTTGACAGAGCTCGACGGCGACAACATTCCTCGGGTCATCTACTGCTCTGCAACGATCGTGAGGCTCCGGGATGACATGGGTAGTGCTAAG GATGAAATGCAAGAAGGGTTCGATGGTTCCTACAAGGAGATGTACCTGAGAGAGAATCCTCATGGCGATGCGGAGGAGCACATGCTGGAAATGATAGCAGATGAGTGGGAGGAGCTCAACAGGGAGTGTTTCTCCAGGGCGAGGTCGTCCTGCTT
- the LOC123403584 gene encoding S-(+)-linalool synthase, chloroplastic-like isoform X3, with the protein MLHQNHKNKREVLTTIDNLKRLCVDHYFQDEIDNAVDSCLDLVHSDDLLEATLSLRLAREARYDISADEVLRKFTDHNGDFKLDHCEDIRGLLSLHDISHLNMGESSLYKAKEFSRKNLTSAIRHLNPNLARHVRHSLDHPYHVSLMQYKARYHLSYLQSLPTRNTAMEELAVAEFYLNKLQHQKEMREVERWWMDLGLTREIRTARDQVLKWYMWAMTVVQGFSLSRYRIEITKIISFVYIVDDIFDLVGTQEELSLFSEAIKRWDLAAVGSLPSYMLSCYKALYTVTNEIADVAKKEHGMNPISQLRNAWETLFDGFLLERKWLSSNQVPSPEDYLRNGIITSGVPLIFLHLFFMLGHDLTELDGDNIPRVIYCSATIVRLRDDMGSAKDEMQEGFDGSYKEMYLRENPHGDAEEHMLEMIADEWEELNRECFSRARSSCLSPSFLLASLNLARMTSIIYGYDNEQRLPVLEDYIGMLLL; encoded by the exons ATGCTGCATCAAAACCATAAGAACAAGCGGGAGGTGTTGACCACCATTGATAACCTCAAGCGCCTTTGTGTGGACCACTATTTCCAAGACGAGATCGACAATGCCGTGGATTCATGCTTGGATCTAGTCCATAGTGATGATCTACTAGAAGCAACACTTTCACTCAGGCTGGCGAGAGAAGCTAGATATGATATTTCAGCAG ATGAGGTTCTTAGAAAGTTCACTGACCACAACGGTGACTTCAAGCTTGACCATTGCGAAGATATCAGAGGGTTGCTCAGCTTGCACGACATATCACACTTGAACATGGGAGAATCATCACTCTACAAGGCAAAGGAGTTCTCACGAAAAAACCTCACATCTGCAATTAGACACTTGAACCCAAACCTTGCAAGACATGTGAGGCATTCACTGGACCATCCCTACCATGTGAGCCTAATGCAGTACAAGGCCAGGTACCACTTGAGTTACCTCCAGAGCTTGCCCACTAGGAACACTGCAATGGAGGAGCTGGCAGTTGCAGAGTTCTACCTTAACAAGTTGCAGCATCAGAAGGAAATGCGAGAGGTTGAAAG GTGGTGGATGGATTTGGGATTGACTCGAGAAATACGAACTGCAAGGGACCAGGTTCTAAAATGGTACATGTGGGCAATGACTGTTGTCCAGGGTTTCTCCTTATCTAGGTATCGGATTGAGATCACAAAGATCATCTCGTTTGTCTATATTGTGGATGAcatctttgatcttgttggcacCCAAGAGGAGCTTTCCCTCTTCAGTGAGGCTATCAAAAG GTGGGATCTTGCAGCTGTTGGTTCACTCCCGAGCTACATGCTATCATGCTACAAGGCTCTTTACActgtcacaaatgagattgccgatgtGGCAAAAAAGGAGCATGGAATGAACCCTATCTCTCAACTCAGGAATGCT TGGGAAACTTTGTTTGATGGATTCCTGCTTGAGAGAAAATGGCTTTCTTCTAACCAGGTCCCTTCGCCAGAGGACTACCTAAGAAATGGCATTATCACCTCAGGAGTACCACTTATATTCTTGCATCTTTTCTTCATGCTAGGGCATGATTTGACAGAGCTCGACGGCGACAACATTCCTCGGGTCATCTACTGCTCTGCAACGATCGTGAGGCTCCGGGATGACATGGGTAGTGCTAAG GATGAAATGCAAGAAGGGTTCGATGGTTCCTACAAGGAGATGTACCTGAGAGAGAATCCTCATGGCGATGCGGAGGAGCACATGCTGGAAATGATAGCAGATGAGTGGGAGGAGCTCAACAGGGAGTGTTTCTCCAGGGCGAGGTCGTCCTGCTT